The window TTCTCAAGACCCTTAATATCACTCAAGAATACGAAAAAATATTGATATTTTCAATTGATTAGAAGTTAtttggtgaataaccctgtatacttgTATCTGTGTGAAAATCAATGTTTTTCAATTCCTTGTATTTACTGCCAATCCCCCAAACAAGATAAGGGGTATGTTTTTTAAATAATCCATTCATTATGAGTTTTGCTGAAAACTTCTAGTTACTTCAATTTCTTTTAATAACCCTTCTCTAAAGTAATGACTAGGCTATATCCTGAACtggcagatatactcattttaagattAAAACACGTCTGGTCTCATTACTGAAATTCTGAATCTTTTAAAAGGGCATGAGAAAGTGCAGAAAGAAAAAATCCCTTGACAAGGCAGAATATGCAAACAACTTCCTCACTACTCCCCCTTCACAGATTTTTTGAcatcatatatcttcattataaacttatacctttcagcattcagtctccaagcctcagtgaattaagtaaatgcctccacaatccttatttgtaactagctctgtggccttgtttattCCCATACCTCTtagctttaaatcattagaaaccgagcctaaccatcattgtcttggtctccttcCATGacaagagtccattattccccgAGGTAACCTATCCTTTTTCATTTACCTCACATAACTCCACCACCAATGCTGGTGTTTCATCTATCAAGTTCATTACTAAATTAGctattatctcctcattctgagtacccatcTGCCAGTATTCCCATCTGTTTGTTCCAGTGatcattttcactactttcatgtctggatACTTTTAAATTACAAATAAGATATGCtaagtccacccaactttcactcctgtACAACAAAGCTGGTCTGAAAGTTTCATAGTTTCATCTGAAAGCTGACTtcttttacagaatactgctgatcgcaactgtgagctcacagcattaattttgctgcaccttgattcaatctctctcactacactatcatcctgggagaacacacatcctaaatacctgaaatgatctacctgttccagttttgtattcccaacctgacattcaattctcttacgtttcttccctaccgacatcactttagtcttggaaatgctaattttcatactatacacactgtatctattttcaagttccaagtccgcacaatctgccattaaaaccaagtaaTCGTGGAAtcggcataagccaaactgcttactacatttgttTTTACAGTTTTGTTAAACTTTTTTCTCCCCCGAGAAAAATGGTTGCAAATTTTTGTAATTAGCTTGTCAAGGATTTTTGTTCAATACTTCcagtgatatacaatttctaatcaatagattggatgccaatagcctggattaaattctgaaCCTCCCTGCAGAGTtcgtatgaagtgagggcatatgactctgttgatggttattcgtccatcggatggtgaCACTAAGCCTTTAGTAGACCCCTTGGAGCTATTCaccaggagtaggctgtgtgccagcAGTGGGATTCACTCTCTTTCTTCCTACTACCATCTATcatattattcatttcatctcattaactcttctgatgaggtcgacatcaggaagggcatctggccgtaaaaacttgctatgactgttcacctcacttcatacctgaccgtGCAGGGAactgggacaagggttggacatacacttCCAGTTACCATttgaagataagatttttatagtTATACACTTAATTACTCTAAAAATACACACAGTTTATAAATACTGTGTATTCATGAACTCAGAGCTACATATTGAAACTAATGTAGAAGACCTACTGTCAATGTTCTATACATAATATTCGCATAATATAAATACAGAGGCTTTTCATAACAGTATTCATTTGGGGATAATGAAGGGGCAATGTGTACGCTACTGACAGATGACCAACACAGAGGAGCAGTTCTGCTGCTGTTAAAAATAAATCTAGTTCCAATAACTGAATGTAATCCGAAAATAAAGATAAGTTATAATACTTGGGTTTACAATGGTTATACGTGAAATTCTCAGAGAAATTGTTGGTAGTGTTAACCAATATATCAGCTAAACTTGCAGGTaatgtgtaaatatttattttgtatgcTAAATTTCAAGATTCTTTATAAAAATTAAATCACAGAAATTAATATAAATCATTCCGTTTTTACAAACTTTCTCCAGAACACACTCCTCTTTGTTCATACAAATGAGATCACTTTCTTCCTTGGGAAAGGGCAGTGTGCCAACTGGCTACCAATACTGAAATTTTTATGTTGGATAGCCTTCACAAAGATGAGTGAACCTTGTTCCTCTGTCACGAAAAACTAGTGTATTCAAACCCAGGATCATCCTGGGGACAATCTGCCAGTCTTACCAGTAAACCAAGGCAACAGATATTCAAGAATCTAAATTTTAAGAAGTTAGAGGTAATGCTCACTTTCCAGGTGGCGGGGTATAGTCAGTTCCTGTACTCCATGGCTGATGGGCCTCTCCATTGTTCGCTGTTGTCACCTGGTTGTGAATGTCACGTAGCTCCCTTTCATCTTCTAACATAGCCTCTATACACTGCTCCATCAGAGCTTCTTCCTCCAACTGCTGCATCACCTGCACACAAACAGTCACATGAATATGTATATCTACAAAACAACTggtaggtaattctgaacaggaCAAAGTACAGACCTGCTTATCGAATTCTTCCTCATTCTCCATCCACATATACTCTGAGAAATCTCCTTCTATGGTTGGAGAATCCACTTCATCTCCGTTCCCAACATCAGATCCATCAGACAAATAGGAAATGACCGACGAGTCATGACTGAAGTAGCCATTACTCGAGCTGCTGTTAGGGATCTTCATTATCATTACAGGAGTAAGCTTCTATAATCTGCAAAGAAGGAAGATATTACTTATCACTCACTTTCATAGCAAAAAGGTGCCTCTCGTTAATATCAGTCAACAAAGATGCATGACAACTCGCTGACAACTCCATTTTCATCTTAGACTGACAAAAATAAGATAGACTACACACTCATAAACTTGGTTTTGTGCAGATgttacagtgttctccctaggacctttttaatgggctgtttttacagaccgcccggctaatgtaacccagatatgtgctagttacatactCTTAATACATACTTGAGTcaatgggtgctccaaattaacatgtaaatactgtaaaactgttaatttaaatgataaatcattattgtcagcataattgcatcactTACATCAGAgattaaatgtttagcttgatccGCATTCGCACTTCATATGCACCCGCATCCGCGAagggttatccgcggatattgtaaatatttaactacagtatattacaccgaaGGTATTGAAATGGATTGATCTGTTAATATAATTCAAttggcctgacacctggcaccagaacccctacagtcacaggttaatGAGGGATTTTCTTTTGCGACAACTAACAATGTTCTGACCTTTGTTCCTTAGATTAATTCCTTAttatctgcagacagatttcaccttctctatggtaggcctagagataatttattaattagatcagatggtggtctgtataaTCAAAAACCGAGCAAGTGATTGTTTATGGTGGGTCACAAATCTGTTGGCTTGTATTCGTCTgcaaccctgcagatggttttccatggtttcccattttcactccaggatgTACCTTAAGCAAGGCCATGAttagttccttcccactcctatcgttttcttatcccattgtcgctgtaagacctgagtcggtgccatgtaaagcaaattgtgtataATACAAAAATCCTCAGAATACtggcacattcctaacagatttcctgaattcgaagtttgtTATAATATCGTCTATTATGAATCAGTTACACGTACCTTCCCATGTGTAAAGGTGAGTAAGCCTTATGAGTGAAGAATGTATTCAAaactgctaattccatactaaCTCAGAAGTCCAGCTATGTCcatctcttgcattgaaatcacccattagcaccaTTGCAATgagtaaaacaaatttaaaatagcATTAATGCTGTGAGATTTATTTGTGGTTAGGTAAATGTCCAAAGTAACCCCCGAAAAAATGAACCTCCATTATTAGAAAACCCAATGTTTGCATAAATTTCATTACTGCTTATACATATCAACAATGTATCTGTAGCATGAAACAGATCATTCTAAGCTACAATGGGGAGATAATATAGAAATTTTGACATATCTTTCAATAACAGCTGTTGACCCTGACGACatcac is drawn from Anabrus simplex isolate iqAnaSimp1 chromosome 1, ASM4041472v1, whole genome shotgun sequence and contains these coding sequences:
- the Paip2 gene encoding polyadenylate-binding protein-interacting protein 2 encodes the protein MIMKIPNSSSSNGYFSHDSSVISYLSDGSDVGNGDEVDSPTIEGDFSEYMWMENEEEFDKQVMQQLEEEALMEQCIEAMLEDERELRDIHNQVTTANNGEAHQPWSTGTDYTPPPGNAAPDLCQTMENLSVQDDLAKQSTLNPNAAEFVPQRRSTPESSPTATLQSKTS